The Fructilactobacillus myrtifloralis genome segment GGTAACTGATGATAACAGTACCAGGCCCTCGGGGATCATCCCCATCATGGCGGCAACCGTCCCAAGGATGGCTTCCGAATAGCCCACTCCATGGAGAAAACGGGATACCAAGAGAATCGATCCCAGAGGCACGATGATAATGGTTAAAATTTTAATGATGCGGTTGATTAGGCGGAGCAACTGGCTGTTATTTTGTTGGGTCGGCTTAATTTTGGCTGTCAGTGAATTTACAAACGTGGCGGATCCAACTTTGGTGACTTGAATCAAGGCATTCCCACTCACCACAAAGCTTCCCGACGTGACCGGGTCGCCCACCTGCTTACTGATGGGATCGGCCTCCCCAGTGATTTGCGACTCATCAACTTCCAGTTCCTCGGTCGCAAGTACCGTCCCGTCTACCGGAAACTGGTCGCCCAAGGTAACCTGTAAGGTATCACCTTGGACCACGTCCGCCGGGGCAATTGACTGGGAAGCACCGTTTCTAATCACCGTGACCGGAGAATGCGACAGTAACGCCATCTTGTCTACTTGATGTTTCGACCGTAGTTCTTGAAAGATTCCGATCAAAGTGTTGACGGTAGCAATCAGGATAAAGAGCATGTTTTTGTAACTGCCGGTCGTGAAAACCATGATTGCCAGGACCACGTTAATCAAATTAAACAGGGTAAACACGTTCTCCGCAATGATTTGCCCCGTGGACTTGGTGAGGGGCCGCGGTTCCGTATTTTTCAACCCTTGCTGTACCCGCGCTTGTACTTCCGCGCTTGTTAACCCTGAAAATTGTTGCATCCGCCATCCCCACTTTCGTTATTTCGATATTCCTAGTATACCGAACTCTTGACAGAACGCATGGTTTAAAGCTGCTTTTAAAAAAATTTTAACCAATAAAAAAACAGTTAGTTCTCATCGAACTGACTGTTATTGTTCTGCTTAGTTAATTTCGATTTGGTGATTGTCGCCCTCGTCGTGTGGAGCCTTTGGTAAGATGACTTTCAACAGTCCGCCATCGTAACTGGCCGAGATTCCTTGATCATCAACATCGGGCAGGTAAAACGACCGGCTCACATCCATGGAACGCCGTTCTTGGTTCAAAACCCGGCCGTCATCATTTTGTACTTCAGCATTAATGTCATGGGTCGCATGAATGCTGAGGGTTCCGTCATCATAGGTCAAGTGAATATCCTGCTTTTGAAAACCAGGCAATTCAACCACAACTTCAAAATCCTGATCGTGTTCAATGATATCGGTCTTCATCCGGTTATCACCTGCCACCGAGCTCAATAAACTCTTCCCAAAGTTACCAAAAAAATCATCAAGCGGATTGTAACCGTTGTTTTGAATTTCATTCCGTGCCATGTTAAAAACCCCTTTCAAAATTAATCCATCAGTTTCCTGACACTTAAATTGTAGGTCCAGTTCCGCCAGAATTCAATTGATTGAGCGCTCGTGGCGGGAATTTTAAAATTACTAATTTCAATAATATGGTAAAATAAATGATAAATGTTTAAAATGTTAGATATACCTTACTTATTAATGAAGCTAATTGCTTAAATCAACGAAAAGAGGAATGCTACTTGGTTACTGGATCGATTTTTATCGACTTAGTTATTATTTTAGTTACGTTCTTTCTGGCCGGTTTTTTCGTTGCCTGTGAATTTGCCCTCGTGCAAACCCGGACAACCGCCCTCCAGGAAGAATTGGATGATGATCATACATCTGCCAAACGCAAACGCAAATTAACCCGTGAACTGCACATGGTGAAGAACTTAAACGAATACCTTTCAACCACTCAAGTGGGGGTTTCGTTAGCTGGAATTATTCTAGGGTGGATCGGGGAAACCTTTGCCATCGAATTATTTGTTGAAATCCTGGGACACGGCGGCATGGGTGCCCCTAGCGCCACCGCCCACGGAATCGGAGCCATCCTCGGAATTATTGTGTTGACCTACTTAGAGGTGGTCTTCACAGAAATTCTCCCGAAAAACCTTAGTATTGATATGCCCCTTAAAGTCTTAGACGTGGTCAGCACTCCGCTTCACTACTGTCACGTCATCTTTTATCCCTTTGTCTGGCTCCTCAACGTGTCGGCAGCGGGAGTTGTTAAAATGCTCGGGTTGCCAGTGGCCAATGAGAACGACGAAGCCCTGTCACAATCAGAAATTCTCAGCGTTTCGAAGGCAGCCGTGCAAAACGGGGATTTGGAACAAAATGATTACCTCTACATGCGTCGGGCGTTTGAACTGAATGATAAAACCGCACGTGACATTATGATTGACCGAACGCAGTTGAAAACCGTTGACATCAACGATACGGTTAACGATGCCATCGAAACCTATTTAAGCACCAAATACAGTCGGCTCCCGGTCGTTAAAGATAACGACAAGGATGATATTCTCGGGTACGTCTACATTTACGACTTGATTAAACAAGCGCAAATCAACCCGGATAAACCGATTACGAATCTAATTCGTAAAATTGATACCACTTCAGAAACGACCACCATTTCCATCGTGCTCCAACAGATGATTCATAACCACCAGCCAATTGTAGTGGTGATCGATGAGTACGGTGGTACCTCTGGAATCATTACTGATAAGGATATTTACGAAGAGCTCTTTGGAACCGTCAGAGACGAAATTGATCCTTCCAGTCATACGTACATCTTCAAGCAACCCAACGGTTCCTACAAAATCAGCGGGAAGTTAAATACCTATGACTTTGAAAAGTACTTTGATACGCAAATCAAAGAATTCAATGAATCTGATGTCGTTACCATCGCTGGATTCGTCATTGAACACTATCCGCACATTAAGGTCGGTGACATCGTGCAGATTGGCAACTTCAAGTTTAAAGTCCTTGATTACGAAAACTCGTTTATTAACTGGTTTGAAGTTACCGAGGTTCCTGCGACCCTAACGAACCCCAGCGATACTGATCATTAATTCCACTAAAACGAGGCGTGCCTCGTTTTTTTTATTAACAAGGAGAGCAATTAGATGAAGATGCTGAAAAAACTGCCAACCTGGGTGCTCTATACCATCATGTTTGCAATCATCGTCGCGGTCTTTGGGTGGACGTTTTACCTTACCAATCGTTCGCTCATTTGGAGCATGGATGGAATTGCCCAGCACTACCCCATTCTCGTAAACTTCCGGGAACTGCTAGTCAATTTTCTCACTCATCCCAGTCAGGGCTTGACCCACTGGTCAGTTGACCTCGGCTTGGGAGCCGATCAACTCACTAGTTTTTCCTACTACGTGGTTGGTGATCTATTTAACTATCTCATCGTGTTTTTTCCAAAGGGACAAATTGAATTGGGCTACGGCGTTTTAGTTCTCCTGCGGTTGTACTGCGCGGGCTTAGCCTTTTTAGTGTATCTGCACAACTTTCACCTGCGAAAAATTAGTCGGTTGATTAGTACCCTCACCTACACTTTTTCCAGTTTCGCGCTGTATGCCGGCATGCACCATGCGTTCTTTTTACTCCCCCTCATCTTCTTTCCGCTCCTAGCCGCTGGAATTGAACGCGTCCTCCGGCATAATTCCAGCCTGCTACTCTTCGGGGCCGTTTTCATCACCTTTTTAAGCAACTTTTACTTTGCTTACATGCTGGGGCTCGGTTGCTTAATTTACGTTGGATTACGTAGCCTGATGGTTCGAAAAGCCCGGTGGTTTCACTGGGGCCGGTTTTTCCTCCGTCTGACCGTTACGGTCACTCTCGGAATGTTAGCAGCCGCGGTTCTCTTTATCCCCACCATGCTCTACGCCTTCCAGTCCACTCGGATTACCGGTGACTTTGCGAACGGTTACCAGTTATACCCATTAAGTTATTACCTCAATTTACCTAGCAAACTACTCGGGCTGGGTGGACCCTTCTCTTTTTGGTTAATCATTGGAATCAGCGGGGTCAGTTTCTACGCCGTGGTCTACGTTTTGCTCCACTTCAAACGCTATCGCTACCTTAACGTTGCCCTGCTATTAGTCGGTGCTGGCCTCTGTTTTCCCGCCGTAAGCGCCATCTTTAACGCCTTTGCGTCCCCCTCTAACCGGTGGTTAGCGTTAGCACTTCTGCCGGTTGGGCTGGCCACGGCCATCTTTGTCAATCACCTCACCCGCTTAACCCGACGCGACGTCTTGACCCTTGGAGTCAGTACGCTCGTGCTCCTCGTCCTCATCTGGGCAAGTCATGGCTTCCTCTTCCGGTTGCAACGGCATGATGTGATTGAATACGTCCTGCTCTTTGGCTTACTGGCTTGTTGCTGGATTGCCCGCGATTATCACTGGAAACCGAGCACCCTCTATCTCAGTGTGTTGGGCATCGTTACTCTAAACCTCATTGCCCTCGGGCTGGGCTACTATAGTCCGAACAACAGTGGGTTCAGCCGGGGCATGCTCCGCCAGCAAAGTGCCGCCCACTATACCCAAAATTACTACAATGGGGCTGATCACTACGTTAAAAAGCGGCTGGGCAACGCCCGCACGAGCATTGGACCGCGCTACCATTACTTCCCCATGGAGCGGGCCCACACGTTTAACACCGACTACTTCAACGCTAGTTCTAACCTACCGTTGAACCTTAAAACCCATGACATTGCCTCCTACTTAACGCTGGAAAATGGGTTCGTCGGCCAGTTAGAACAAGCCATCCGAAATAATCAGTTTACGCCCAATGATCCGGTCTCCCAAAACGATTACCGTTCGACCATGTTGTCCTTGATGGGCGTTAAATATCTCTTTCTTAACTCCGCACAACGTCACCACCGCTTACCCGCGGGCTTTAAAATCGTTCAGAACTCGCACCATGAACCACGCTTGTTCAAGAATCAAAATCAACTCCGCCCGGCTGAGCAGGCCACCGGAACGATTCTGGCTCAGAACCAGAACGCCCTGCCGCTTCTCTACAGTCAACGCACGGTCATTCGGCCGGCTACTTGGAACCGTCTTTCGCCCGTTGAAAAGGAACAAGCCCAATTGCAGGGCGCCGTTGTCGCTTCAACTGGCAACCGGGTGCGTGAGGTCACACCCCACCCAACGAACAAGTCCCTTGCATACAAGACTAACTTAGAGGACCGCGACTGGATTACCACCTTTGACCAGTTGGCAACCTCTAAATGGGGGCAGGCTGCGAACCGCACAACTACACCAGACCAACACTACACTAGTAAAGACCAAGCTACGGCGGTGTTAACTGCTAATGACCAGCGCAAGCGAGCGGTCCAGCACCAGAATCGCACTGGTCTACACGAATTAAATACAGATGTGCTTGGGAACCCCCAGCCGGTAACTCTGAAACTGAAGCATCCGGCAGCGACTCGGAACAGTGAACTCTACTTAGAATTAGATGGTATCCACGCTAGTGGCCCTTCCGCAGCAGAACAGCAACGCCAGGCCCAAAACCAAGCGCGGTTACGAAACCAAAGCCTGAGTCCAATGGATCATTTAAATGAGTGGCGCCAGGGGTTACAAACCAGTAACAATGGTAGTTTTAAACTGACGGCCCACACGACCGGAATGAGTAATGCCGTGACGCAACTTGGAACGGACGAACTTTCTAACTACGTGCCCAAGCAAACTGCCGTCCTCAATCTTGGTTACGCTACCAAAGCTCGGTCGACCATTACATTACATTACCAGGGCACAAGTCGCTTACGCTTTAACCGGGTGCGGGTCATTGCCGTGCCGATGGGGCAAGCCTACCAACAACGGCTGCACCAGTTACAAAACCAACGACTCCGTCACATTAAACTGACCAAAAATCAAATCACGGGAACCAGTCAACAACCGCGGACAACGGTCCTCACCACCTCAATTCCGTACTCGAAAGGTTGGCAGTTATTTGTTGATAACCATCCCGTAGCAACCAAACGCGTGAACACCGGCTTTGTCGGGGGAATCGTCCCCGCCGGCACCCATCAAATTCGGCTTCAATACCGAACTCCCGGCCTCGGACTCGGTCTGCTCCTCACGCTGATCAGTGGTATATTAATCCTAGGAATCGGGTTTTTCAGTTGCTTACTCAAACCCCGCAAACATTCGTAATGGAGGCTCGTCATGAAACCCATGCGCATTTTATTCATTTCAATTGAAGGCAATACCCGCAATTTTGTTGAAAATCTAACTGCCTATGCCCAAAAACGCCACAACCAGGATCCCACTAATCCGCTCGTGGTGGGCAAAGAGATTAGTGATCAAACTGACTTTGCCACGGAAACAGAACCCTACTTTGTCACGGTTCCAACCTATCTCGATGGTGGTGATGGCATTGGGAGTGGTGTAACCGAGCTGTTGACCACCACCCTCGGTGAATACATTGGTTATGGCACTAACGCCACCCTCTGCCTGGGAATCATCGGTAGTGGCAATAAAAACTTTAATGCTCAGTACTGTCTCACAGCTAAACGGTACTCTCGCATGTTCCACGTTCCGTTTCTCGCTGACTACGAACTTCGGGGTACCGACCGGGACGTCCAACGGATTTACGCAGACATGGTAACACGTAACCAAGAAGTCCAACCTCAACCCTAACGGCAAGCTACCCCTGCCGTGTTTTTCGCACGACCGCTCTGACTAACCAAAAGTCAGTTTAATTGCGGTCGTGCGTTTTTTTTTGCTATTTTAAGTTTAGGATTCAAGCTACAGTTAATGAAAACAAAGGAGTGTAACAATGGCAGAACGAAAGTATCAATATGATGTTTTATACCTTGGAAGTGGACATGGTGCCTTTAACGGAGCTATGCCATTAGCCCAAGCTGGATTTAAACTTGGGATGATTGAAGTCGATAAAATCGGGGGAACTTGTCCCAACCGGGGATGTAACGCTAAGATTTCCCTGGATATGCCAGTCAAGGTTAAGGACGCCGTTGACCAAATGCAAGGCGCTGGTTTAACTGGAACCACTAAGTTGGACTGGAAGGCAAATTACGAACATGAAAAGAAAGTAATTGGCGCTTTACCGAAGGCCATCGGAGCAGGACTAGAAAGTCTTGGAATCGAACTAATTCACGGTAAGGGAACGCTCGTTGACGAACACACCATTGCCGTGAACGGTCAAAACTACACCGCTGATAAATTAGTAATTGCCACCGGAGCTCACTATCACCAGTTAGACATCCCAGGTCAAGAATACCTCCACAACGGAACTGACTTCCTGGATCTTGCTGATCAACCAAACCGGATGACCATCATCGGGGGTGGCTACATTGCCCTTGAATTTGCTACCATCGCTGCAACGGCTGGAACTGAAGTAACCTTGATGTTGCACCACGAACACGCCTTAAAGCAATTCTACCAACCATTTGTTGAAGAATTACTGGCTGACTTAGAAGCAAAGGGTGTTCACATCATGAAGAACGTGACGCCAAGTGCCGTAACCAAGCAAGCTGATGGCTACCAAGTTGAAACTAACCAGGGCAACGTGGCCAGCGATTGGATTCTTGATGCCACTGGCCGACTTCCAAACGTGGAAGGAATCGGACTTGACGAAGTGGGCGTTGAATACGATGCGCACAAGGGAATCGCCGTTAACGACCACTTACAAACCTCTGTTCCTAGCATTTACGCTACTGGAGACGTGCTTGACAAAGAAGTCGGTCGTTTAACTCCAACGGCTATCTATGAAGGAATGTACCTCACTAAGCTCTTTACGGGGGCAACCACGGAACCAATCAACTACCCAGCCGTTCCAAGTGCCGTCTTCACTTCTCCACGGATTGCTCAAGTTGGGGTTACTCCTGATCAAGCCCAAGCTCATCCAGATCAATACGACATCAAGGAAGCTGATTTAAGCCAAGACTGGTTCCGGTTAGCAATGCGGGCGAACCAAGGTAAAACTCTGTCTGTCTTTGACAAACAAGGTTACTTGGTTGGAATGGCTGAAGTTAGTTCCGAAGCCGACAACGCGATTGGTAGTGTTTTACCATTTATCGAATACCACATTGATCCAGAAAAGATGAATAACTTCATTACGTTATTCCCAACCATTGAATCAGAAACGAAGCACCACCTGTAAAAACAACCTCAAGGTGAGGAGGAAGCTTCATGCAGTTAACGATTGAGCGGATTTACACCAAACCAGTTGATCATGATGGTTATCGGATCTTGGTGGACCGCCGGTGGCCCCGGGGCATCTCCAAGGTCAACGCGGCCCTAGACGAGTGGGCGAAGGAAATTGCTCCCACAACGGAATTGCGGCAGTGGTTTAACCACATTCCGGACCGGTTTCCCGCGTTTCAACAACGCTACCAACAAGAATTGGACCAAAACCCGGAAACCCCGGCCTTTGTAACGAAGGTCGCCACGCAGTTACAA includes the following:
- a CDS encoding Hsp20/alpha crystallin family protein; this encodes MARNEIQNNGYNPLDDFFGNFGKSLLSSVAGDNRMKTDIIEHDQDFEVVVELPGFQKQDIHLTYDDGTLSIHATHDINAEVQNDDGRVLNQERRSMDVSRSFYLPDVDDQGISASYDGGLLKVILPKAPHDEGDNHQIEIN
- a CDS encoding hemolysin family protein, which encodes MVTGSIFIDLVIILVTFFLAGFFVACEFALVQTRTTALQEELDDDHTSAKRKRKLTRELHMVKNLNEYLSTTQVGVSLAGIILGWIGETFAIELFVEILGHGGMGAPSATAHGIGAILGIIVLTYLEVVFTEILPKNLSIDMPLKVLDVVSTPLHYCHVIFYPFVWLLNVSAAGVVKMLGLPVANENDEALSQSEILSVSKAAVQNGDLEQNDYLYMRRAFELNDKTARDIMIDRTQLKTVDINDTVNDAIETYLSTKYSRLPVVKDNDKDDILGYVYIYDLIKQAQINPDKPITNLIRKIDTTSETTTISIVLQQMIHNHQPIVVVIDEYGGTSGIITDKDIYEELFGTVRDEIDPSSHTYIFKQPNGSYKISGKLNTYDFEKYFDTQIKEFNESDVVTIAGFVIEHYPHIKVGDIVQIGNFKFKVLDYENSFINWFEVTEVPATLTNPSDTDH
- a CDS encoding YfhO family protein, whose translation is MKMLKKLPTWVLYTIMFAIIVAVFGWTFYLTNRSLIWSMDGIAQHYPILVNFRELLVNFLTHPSQGLTHWSVDLGLGADQLTSFSYYVVGDLFNYLIVFFPKGQIELGYGVLVLLRLYCAGLAFLVYLHNFHLRKISRLISTLTYTFSSFALYAGMHHAFFLLPLIFFPLLAAGIERVLRHNSSLLLFGAVFITFLSNFYFAYMLGLGCLIYVGLRSLMVRKARWFHWGRFFLRLTVTVTLGMLAAAVLFIPTMLYAFQSTRITGDFANGYQLYPLSYYLNLPSKLLGLGGPFSFWLIIGISGVSFYAVVYVLLHFKRYRYLNVALLLVGAGLCFPAVSAIFNAFASPSNRWLALALLPVGLATAIFVNHLTRLTRRDVLTLGVSTLVLLVLIWASHGFLFRLQRHDVIEYVLLFGLLACCWIARDYHWKPSTLYLSVLGIVTLNLIALGLGYYSPNNSGFSRGMLRQQSAAHYTQNYYNGADHYVKKRLGNARTSIGPRYHYFPMERAHTFNTDYFNASSNLPLNLKTHDIASYLTLENGFVGQLEQAIRNNQFTPNDPVSQNDYRSTMLSLMGVKYLFLNSAQRHHRLPAGFKIVQNSHHEPRLFKNQNQLRPAEQATGTILAQNQNALPLLYSQRTVIRPATWNRLSPVEKEQAQLQGAVVASTGNRVREVTPHPTNKSLAYKTNLEDRDWITTFDQLATSKWGQAANRTTTPDQHYTSKDQATAVLTANDQRKRAVQHQNRTGLHELNTDVLGNPQPVTLKLKHPAATRNSELYLELDGIHASGPSAAEQQRQAQNQARLRNQSLSPMDHLNEWRQGLQTSNNGSFKLTAHTTGMSNAVTQLGTDELSNYVPKQTAVLNLGYATKARSTITLHYQGTSRLRFNRVRVIAVPMGQAYQQRLHQLQNQRLRHIKLTKNQITGTSQQPRTTVLTTSIPYSKGWQLFVDNHPVATKRVNTGFVGGIVPAGTHQIRLQYRTPGLGLGLLLTLISGILILGIGFFSCLLKPRKHS
- the nrdI gene encoding class Ib ribonucleoside-diphosphate reductase assembly flavoprotein NrdI, with the protein product MKPMRILFISIEGNTRNFVENLTAYAQKRHNQDPTNPLVVGKEISDQTDFATETEPYFVTVPTYLDGGDGIGSGVTELLTTTLGEYIGYGTNATLCLGIIGSGNKNFNAQYCLTAKRYSRMFHVPFLADYELRGTDRDVQRIYADMVTRNQEVQPQP
- a CDS encoding dihydrolipoyl dehydrogenase family protein, translating into MAERKYQYDVLYLGSGHGAFNGAMPLAQAGFKLGMIEVDKIGGTCPNRGCNAKISLDMPVKVKDAVDQMQGAGLTGTTKLDWKANYEHEKKVIGALPKAIGAGLESLGIELIHGKGTLVDEHTIAVNGQNYTADKLVIATGAHYHQLDIPGQEYLHNGTDFLDLADQPNRMTIIGGGYIALEFATIAATAGTEVTLMLHHEHALKQFYQPFVEELLADLEAKGVHIMKNVTPSAVTKQADGYQVETNQGNVASDWILDATGRLPNVEGIGLDEVGVEYDAHKGIAVNDHLQTSVPSIYATGDVLDKEVGRLTPTAIYEGMYLTKLFTGATTEPINYPAVPSAVFTSPRIAQVGVTPDQAQAHPDQYDIKEADLSQDWFRLAMRANQGKTLSVFDKQGYLVGMAEVSSEADNAIGSVLPFIEYHIDPEKMNNFITLFPTIESETKHHL
- a CDS encoding DUF488 domain-containing protein translates to MQLTIERIYTKPVDHDGYRILVDRRWPRGISKVNAALDEWAKEIAPTTELRQWFNHIPDRFPAFQQRYQQELDQNPETPAFVTKVATQLQTRNVILLYGAKDQQHNQAVVLLEYLHHQPEIQSVLQSKE